A region of Arabidopsis thaliana chromosome 5, partial sequence DNA encodes the following proteins:
- a CDS encoding inhibitor/lipid-transfer protein/seed storage 2S albumin superfamily protein (DUF784) (Protein of unknown function (DUF784); INVOLVED IN: biological_process unknown; LOCATED IN: endomembrane system; CONTAINS InterPro DOMAIN/s: Protein of unknown function DUF784, Arabidopsis thaliana (InterPro:IPR008502); BEST Arabidopsis thaliana protein match is: Protein of unknown function (DUF784) (TAIR:AT5G34883.1); Has 30201 Blast hits to 17322 proteins in 780 species: Archae - 12; Bacteria - 1396; Metazoa - 17338; Fungi - 3422; Plants - 5037; Viruses - 0; Other Eukaryotes - 2996 (source: NCBI BLink).), translated as MAKFNSQITTLFIVVALVCAFVPTFSVKEAEANLLWNTCLVKFTPKCALDIIAAVFENGTMSDPCCNDLVKEGKVCHDTLIKYIADKPMLIAHETEYLKKSDDLWKHCVSISKSA; from the coding sequence ATGGCTAAATTTAACTCTCAGATTACTACGCTATTCATTGTTGTAGCTTTGGTGTGTGCATTTGTTCCAACTTTCTCAGTcaaagaagctgaagcaaatTTATTATGGAATACTTGTCTTGTTAAATTCACTCCTAAGTGTGCGTTAGATATAATTGCTGCTGTCTTCGAAAATGGAACAATGTCTGATCCTTGTTGCAACGATCTTgtcaaagaaggaaaagtgtGTCACGATACgcttattaaatatattgcaGATAAACCCATGTTAATTGCTCACGAAACAGAatacttgaagaagagtgatgaCTTGTGGAAACATTGTGTCTCAATCTCCAAAAGTGCTTGA
- a CDS encoding inhibitor/lipid-transfer protein/seed storage 2S albumin superfamily protein (DUF784) (Protein of unknown function (DUF784); FUNCTIONS IN: molecular_function unknown; INVOLVED IN: biological_process unknown; LOCATED IN: endomembrane system; CONTAINS InterPro DOMAIN/s: Protein of unknown function DUF784, Arabidopsis thaliana (InterPro:IPR008502); BEST Arabidopsis thaliana protein match is: Protein of unknown function (DUF784) (TAIR:AT5G34905.1); Has 30201 Blast hits to 17322 proteins in 780 species: Archae - 12; Bacteria - 1396; Metazoa - 17338; Fungi - 3422; Plants - 5037; Viruses - 0; Other Eukaryotes - 2996 (source: NCBI BLink).), with amino-acid sequence MAKFNSQITTLFIVVALVCAFVPAFSVEEAEANLLWNTCLVKITPKCALDIIVVVFENGTMPDPCCNDLVKEGKVCHDTLIKYIADKPMLIAHETEYLKKSDDLWKHCVSISKSA; translated from the coding sequence ATGGCTAAATTTAACTCTCAGATTACTACGCTATTCATTGTTGTAGCTTTGGTGTGTGCATTTGTTCCAGCTTTCTCAGtcgaagaagctgaagcaaatTTATTGTGGAATACTTGTCTTGTTAAAATCACTCCTAAGTGTGCGTTAGATATAATTGTTGTTGTCTTCGAAAATGGAACAATGCCTGATCCTTGTTGCAACGATCTCgtcaaagaaggaaaagtgtGTCACGATACgcttattaaatatattgcaGATAAACCCATGTTAATTGCTCACGAAACAGAatacttgaagaagagtgatgaCTTGTGGAAACATTGTGTCTCAATCTCCAAAAGTGCTTGA
- a CDS encoding inhibitor/lipid-transfer protein/seed storage 2S albumin superfamily protein (DUF784) (Protein of unknown function (DUF784); FUNCTIONS IN: molecular_function unknown; INVOLVED IN: biological_process unknown; LOCATED IN: endomembrane system; CONTAINS InterPro DOMAIN/s: Protein of unknown function DUF784, Arabidopsis thaliana (InterPro:IPR008502); BEST Arabidopsis thaliana protein match is: Protein of unknown function (DUF784) (TAIR:AT5G34885.1); Has 30201 Blast hits to 17322 proteins in 780 species: Archae - 12; Bacteria - 1396; Metazoa - 17338; Fungi - 3422; Plants - 5037; Viruses - 0; Other Eukaryotes - 2996 (source: NCBI BLink).), which yields MARFNSQITTLFIVVALVCAFVPTFSVKEAEANLLWNTCLVKFTPKCALDIIAAVFENGTMPDPCCNDLVKEGKVCHDSLIKYIADKPMLIAHETEYLKKSDDLWKHCVSISKSA from the coding sequence ATGGCTAGATTTAACTCTCAGATTACTACGCTATTCATTGTTGTAGCTTTGGTGTGTGCATTTGTTCCAACTTTCTCAGTcaaagaagctgaagcaaatTTATTATGGAATACTTGTCTTGTTAAATTCACTCCTAAGTGTGCGTTAGATATAATTGCTGCTGTCTTCGAAAATGGAACAATGCCTGATCCTTGTTGCAACGATCTTgtcaaagaaggaaaagtgtGTCACGATTCgcttattaaatatattgcaGATAAACCCATGTTAATTGCTCACGAAACAGAATACTTAAAGAAGAGTGATGACTTGTGGAAACATTGTGTCTCAATCTCCAAAAGTGCTTGA